TAAATCGTAGCATACCAAAATTTTTATACCTTCCCCAGCAAAAAATAAGGGAGCCGGACCAACGCCGACTCCCTATATCGTTTGATTATTTTAGGGCAAACATCCCCTATTAGACCGCATTTGCGATCATCCCCCAATATAACACTTGGGTGCCTTCGCCAGCCTAATCAGTCAGCTCTCTCATCACACTCCCCCACATCCCGTGTGGTATTTTCGGCAAGTGTGGTAATACTGTGGCAACACAGAAAATCATGTCATTTTAGTACAATTTAGCACCGGCAGGAATCGCATCATCTAACATAAGCAAATTCAACCCTTCGTGTCCGTCATACTCGTACACAGCAGAGATCAGCATTCCCTCAGACGGAATTCCCATCATCATTCTAGTGGGCAAATTCGTGATTGCAACGCAGGTTTTACCCACCAATTCTTCAGGAGTATAATAAGTGTGAATGCCACTTAAAATAGTCCGTTTGCGCTCAGTTCCGTCATTTAATGTGAACTTCAGCAACTTTTTAGACTTTTCGACCGCTTCACAGGATTCGATTTTCACCACACGAAAATCGGATTTTGCAAAAGTTTCAAAATCCACAAACTCCTCAAACAAAGGTTCAATCTTCACCTTTGAAAGATCAATGCGTGCGCTATTTGTGGACACATTACGAGTTACAACAGCTTGATTTTCCCCTTCACTCTTCGTGTTCGCACCATCATTTTTTTCCAGGGGCTTCATCGTGGGGAACAAAATGACCTCCCGGATGGAGTCGCTGTTGGTAAGCAGCATGACACAGCGGTCGATGCCGATGCCCAGACCGCCCGTGGGAGGCATACCGTACTCCAGGGCGGTGAGGAAGTCCTCGTCCATCATGCCGGCTTCGTCATCTCCCTTATCCCGCAGCTCCACCTGCTTCTGGAAGCGGCCCCGCTGGTCGATGGGGTCGTTGAGCTCGGAGAAGGCGTTACCCATCTCACTGTGGCAGATGAACAGCTCGAACCGCTCGGTGAGCCGGGGGTCCTTGGGGGACCGCTTGGCCAGTGGGGACACATCTACCGGATGCATGGTGATGAAGGTGGGCTGGATCAGCTTCTCCTCCACCTTCTGATCAAAGCACTCATACAGGGCGTTGCCCCAGGTCTTGTCCGCGGTCTCGGGCAGCTCCACGCCGATGGACTTGGCGGCGGCCACCGCCTCCTCGTCACTGTTGATGGCCATGAAGTCGATGCCGCAGTACTGCTTCACCGCCTCATGCATAGGCATGCGGGGCCATCCGGGAGTCAGGTCGATCTGCTCCCCCTGCCACTCCACCTGATAGGTGCCCAGGATCTTCTGGGCGGCGGAGGAGAGCAGGTCCTCGAACAGATCCATCATGTCGTTGAAATCGGCGTAGGCCTGGTAGAGCTCCACGGTGGTGAACTCCGGATTGTGCTTCGGGTCCATGCCCTCATTGCGGAAAATGCGGCCGATCTCATACACCCGGTCCAGACCGCCCACAATGAGACGCTTCAGGGGCAGCTCGGTGGCGATGCGCATGAACATGTCGATGTCCAGGGTGTTGTGGTGGGTGATGAAGGGACGGGCAGTGGCGCCGCCGGAGATGGTGTTCAGGACGGGGGTCTCCACCTCCATATAGCCCCGGCCGTCCAGGAAGTCCCGCACATGCTTGATGAACTGGGAGCGGATGATGAAGTTGCGCTTCACCTCCGGGTTGACGATCAGGTCCACATATCGCTGGCGGTAGCGCAGCTCGGTGTTGGTCAGGCCGTGAAATTTCTCCGGCAGGGGCAGAAGGGACTTGGACAGCAGGGTCACCGCCTCCACCCGGATGGACATCTCCCCCCGCTGGGTGCGGAACACGATGCCCTTCACTCCCACGATGTCGCCGATATCCAGCTTCTTGAAGCGGTCGTACTCCTCCCCATCCATCTCGTCCCGGCGGGCATAGAGCTGGATGCGGCCCGACTTGTCCTGCAGGTCGCAGAAGGACACCTTGCCCATGCCCCGCTTGGACATGAGCCGCCCGGCCAGCGAGACTTGGCTGCCCTCCATGGCGTCAAAATCCGCCTTGATGGCGGCGCTGTCGTGGGTGACCTCATATTTGGTGATCTGGAAGGGGTCACGCCCCCCCTCCTGGAGCTCCTTCAGCTTGTCCCGGCGGATCTGGAGCAGCTGGGACAGGTTCTGCTCCTGGTTCTTCTCTTCAGCCATGTTGTCTCTCTCCTATCTCTGTGGATGGCGGGGCGCTCAGCGCTGCTCCACCTTCAGCAGCTTGTACTCGATGCGTCCGGCGGGGGCGTCCACCACCACTTGGTCTCCCTCGCTCTTGCCCAGCAGGGCCTTGCCGAAGGGGGAGTCCTCCGAGATGGCCCCGTTCATGGGGTCGGCCTCCTGAGAGCCCACGATCTTGTACACCATAGTCTCGTCGAATTCCTCGTCCAGCACGGTGACCGTGGAGCCCAGGCGGACAGAGCTGCCGTCAGAGGGCTCCTCCTCGATGACCACATAGTTGGACAGGATCTCCTCGATCTCAGCCATGCGGGAGTAAAGCTTGCCCTGCTCGTTCTTGGCCTCATCGTACTCGCTGTTCTCAGACAGGTCTCCGAAAGAGCGGGCCTCCTTGATCAGCTCGGCCACTTCCTTCTCCCGAACTGTCTTCAGATAATTCATCTCGTCCTGAAGCTCTTTCAGGCGCTGGGGGCTGAGTTTATATTCCTTTGCCATGACTCGTTGCACACCTTTCAGACCGCTCTCCGGGGCGGCCCCGGGGCGGATGATCGTTCCAGAATATGAAAATGGGTATATGGATGCAGTATGTGCTATTATAGTGTTTTCGGCTCCGTCTGTCAAGTAAATTCTAGGTCAGTGCGCTCCAGACGCCCTGTCTCCCACAGGATCTCCAGCAGGGGCAGCCACTGGCCCTCCTTCTGCCGCTCTAAGCCGGGGACCGACACCGCCAGCCCCGCCAGATCCGCTTCCGGCCCAAACAGGGAGAGGACCGCCTGCCCCGCCTCCTCCGCCCGGGGATCGAAGCGGATGGCCGCCTGGACGCCGGCCCAGTCCGGCCGCAGGGCCACACCGTACTGTCGGTGGAGGTAGCGTTCCAGCTCCCCGCCGCCCGTCTGTACGGAGAGGCACAAATCCCGCACCCTGGGGCACAGCTCCTCCGCCGCCCGGACCAGATCCCGCTCCGCCCGGCTCCCCCGCAGGGCCACCGCCGCCCGCAGCGGGTCCTCCCCTTGGCGGCGCAGCAGCGCCAGAGCCATAGGGGCGGCGCAGGACCGGAGCAGGGGCAGGGGGTCCACAGGGCGCAGGCCGGCCCGGCTCAGTTCCTCCCAGAAGGGGAAATCCTCCGGCACCAGCACCCGTGCCGCCCCCTGCCGGACCAGCCGCCGGGCCGCCCGTCCCGCCCGTCTGCGGGCCCAGAACCCCTCCGGGTCCAGCGCCACTCGGAGCACCGGCACCCCATGGAGCGGGGCCCGGACCACCTTAGTCCCCTTCCCGTCCCTCTGGTACACCACCTGTCCCAGCACGCCCCTCACCTCCCCCACAGCATATGCCGCCGCCGTCCCCGCCTATGCCTCCGGGCACTGAGAAAGGCGGCGGGTCTGCCCCCGCCGCCTGAGATTGTCGAAAAAGTGGCAAAGCCACTTTTTCGAGAAAGATGCAGTCTGCCGCGCGCAGGGTTTGACCGCCTGCGGCGGACAACCCTCACATTTGCAGCCTGAGCAGTGTTTTCCCCGATGCACAGGTCGCCGGGGAAAACGGATCTAAACTGGGTTCGCGCCTGCGGGCGCGAACTCTGCGAGGCTTTTTCCACAAGCTGAGGCGGCGGGCCTGTGCCCGCCGCCTGAAGTCTCTGTCTGTGTCCCCTATTTCTCCCAGGGGACGTCATTTTTCTTGTGCTGGGGCGTCCTGTGCTCCAGCAGGCGGCGGGCGGCCTCCCGCTCCTCCTCGCAGTGATTGCTCCAGGTCTCCCCGTCCGCGATCTTCCGCAGGCGCTTCTCGCTGTACGAGGCATAGTCTTTCATGGCTATCTGGACCCGTTCCTCCCGCTGCTGTTCCAGCCGCTCCTCATGTCTCCGGGCTCTCTCTGCCTTCTCCCGCTCCTCCTCCTGGCGGCGGGTCACCCATTCCTCCTCCGCGCAGAAGCGCAGGGCCCGGCAGCGGTCGCAGGAAAACAGCTCCACCGGGATGGCTCCCTCTGCCCAAGCGTTGGCATCCCGTCCGAACAGAAAACCGTCGCTTACAGCTCCGGTTCGGAGGTATTCCATCCCCAGGCTTTGAAAGATCCCACCGCAGGGACACCGCATCTCTTCCATGCCGCGCTCCCCTCTCTCAGCTCACAGTGTAGCTCACGCTCTTGCCACTGGCCCGCAGTGTAAAGGTGGAACCTCTAAAATAGTTCAGGGGGTCCTGACGCTGTCCGTTCAGGCGTACCTCAAAGTGGAGGTGGTTTCCGGTGGAGGAACCGGTGGTCCCCACCAGGCCGATGGTCTGTCCCTGGGTCACCTTATCTCCCTCACTGACCAGCCGCTTGCTCATATGGGCGTAGAGGGTGCTCTCTCCGTTGGCATGGCTGATGACCACATAGTTGCCGTAGGAGCTGTTGTAGGTGGAAGTAAGGACTACGCCGCTCTTGGCGGCCCAGATGTCCGTTCCGCCGGCGGCGGCGATATCCACTCCAGTGTGGTTGTTGGGCCGCCCGGTGACCGGGTGCGTACGGCTGCCAAACAGGGAGGTAATGGTGGTGGCATAGCTGGGCCACTTGAAGCCCTTTTCACTGACGATGGTCACGCCCTGGGCAGCCAGCTGGGCCTGGAGCTCCCGCTCTTTCCGGGCGATCTCGTTGTCCATGGCCTTGGCCGCCGCCTGGAGCTTGGCCTCCATGGCCTCCAACTCGTCCTCCTGGCTGCTGATCTGACTGATGAGGGCGTCTACCTCCGCCTGCTGGCTCTTCAGCCTGGCTTTGGCGTCCGCCTGCTTCTGCCGGGCCTCCTCCTGGGCGGTGCGGGCCTCCTCCAGCTCCGCCTTCTCCTGCTCAATCTGGGCCTGGGTGGCCAGCAGCTCGTCCATGATGGCGTTGTCATAGGCCATGATCTCCTCCACCATCATGAAGCGGTCCAGCATGTCGGAGAAATCCTCCGCGTTGAAGAGGATGGCCCAATAGGAGACCTCCCCCTCCTCCTCCATATAGCGCACCCGCTCACAGAAGAGCTGATACTGCTCCGCCTCCTGCTGCTCCAGCTGAGCCAGTTCGTCCTCCTTCTGGGAGATCAGCTCGTCATATTTGGCGATCTGTGCGTCGATGTTGTTGATCTCCGACTGGATCACGTTGATCTGCTGCTCCAGCAGGCTCTTCTGTTCCAATGCCTCGTCCTTGTCGGCGGCGATGGCGTTTAACTGGGCCTGGATCTCCTTTTGCTGCTGCTCCAGCTCGCCGGCGCTCTCCTTCAGCGCATCGATCTCCGCCTGAGTCACGGCGGAGGCCGGCATGGACACCGCCCCCGGCAGAGCCAGCAGAAAGGAGGCGGAAAAGAGGACCACCAGCGCCAGGCTGATGGCGGGGATAGCGCGTCTTTTCATGGGCCGCCTCCCCTCAGTGGACGAAAATATTGGCTACGATGGGCAGCAGCATCAGCAGGGCCATGATCCCTGCCAGCACTGCCATCACGATCCTCTGTGTCTTTTTTCTCATACCTGCTTCTCCTTATCTCATACCTGAAGGAACTTCCGGATGGCCACCACCGAGCCGCCCACACCGATCACCAGTCCCACGCCGCAGAAGACCAGCACGATGTTCCCCGCCATGGAGGCGTAGGACAGAACGGTGATCAGGCTCAGGCCGTTGGTCTGGAGGATCAGCCGGGAGACCGCCTCATACAGCCCCCATTGGATGAAGAAAGCCACCAGGGCGCCTGTAAGGCCCAGGATCATGCCCTCCACCACAAAGGGCCAGCGGATGAAGCCGTTGGTCGCACCGCACATCTTCATGATGGCGATCTCCTCCCTGCGATAGAAGGTGGCCAGCTTGATGGTGTTGGCGATGATGAACAGGGACACCACCACCAGCATGGCCACCAGCACAGCCGCCACGCCGGTGGCGATGTTGCGCACCATGACGAAGCCCTGGGCGATCTCAATGGCCGCCTGGGTATGGGCCACTCCCCGGACAGCCTCCACCTGAGACACGGTGGCCGCCATCTGCTCGATATCCTTGACATGGATCTCGAACCGATCCCGGAGCACCTCGGGGGGCAGGCTGTCCATCAAATCGTTCTGCTCCCGCCCTGCCTTAAAATCCTCCAATGCCTCCGCCCTTGTGACAAAGGTGACCTGGGACACATTGGGGACAGCCTCGATTTTCGGCTGAAGGGCCCGGGCCTGCTCCTCCGAGTAGCTGTCGTCAATGTAGGCCAGGAACAGATTCTCGTCCTCCAGGTCCCCCAGCATGTGGTCCAGGTTGACCGCCAGCAGGGTGAAGGAACCCATGATCAGCAGGCAGGCCACGATCATGCACACAGCGGCAAAAGACATGAAGCCGTGGGTGAAGATAGAGTGGAAGCCCTCGCTGAGATAGTATTTTCCGTTAAATCGTCTCGCCATTGTTGTAATACCCGCCTGTCTCGTCGCTGATGATCCGTCCGTTCTCGATGGCGACGACTCGTTTGGAGAACCGGTTGACCAGGGATTTCTCGTGGGTGACCACCAGCAGAGTGGTACCCAGCTCGTTGATGCGCTCCAGCAGCATCATGATCTCCAGGGATCGCTGGGGGTCCAGGTTCCCCGTGGGCTCGTCGGCGATGATCATGCTGGGATTGTTGACCAGAGCCCGGGCGATGGCCACCCGCTGCTGCTCGCCGCCGGACAGCTCCCCCGGATACTGGTCCGCCTTCTTCTCCAGACCCACCAGCTCCAGCACATAGGGGATGCGCCGGCGCAGCTCCCGGGTGGAGGTGCCGATGGCCCGCATGGCAAAGGACAGGTTCTCATACACCGTCTTTTTCTCAATGAGCCGGAAGTCCTGGAAAATGATGCCCAGCGTCCGCCGCATGTAGGGCACCTGTCCCGGACGGATGTTGTTCATGTTGTAGCCGTTCACCATCAGCCGCCCCTCTGTGGTGGCGATCTCCCCGGTGATCAGCTTGATGATGGTGGACTTCCCGGAGCCGGATGGCCCCACCAGAAAGACGAACTCCCCGTCGTCGATCCGCATGGAGACCCCTTTCAGCGCCTTGGTCCCGTTGTCGTATTCTTTATATACATCGATGAACCGTATCATGTGTCCCTCCGCCAGACGGCCGCCACTCCCCCAAGTCGTGCCTTTGGCACACTCTCTCCCAGGGGCGGGCGGCTGATGCGCTTTTCTCAAAGTGTATCACAGTTTGTGTGTTATGTAAATGGATTTTTGCGGCCATTTTGTCGCTTCCGCTCCTATATTGTAGCGGCGCTGCCCCGGAACGGCAACCCCTCCCACAAAAAAATTTTGGCATTTTGGTCCTCCAAATTTTTCCTCCTCTCACAAAAAATCAACGCCCCCGCGCCGGACCCGGCGCGGGGGCGTGCTGTTCTTCGGTTCAGGATTCGATTCCCCGGGAAATGAGGTACTTCTTGACCATCAGCGCCACCTTGAAGGTAATGGCATCATCGAACTCCCGCAGGTCCAGGCCGGTGAGCTTCTTGATCTTCTCCAGCCGGTACACCAGGGTATTGCGGTGGACGAACAGCTTCCGGGCAGTCTCGGACACGTTCAGGTTGTTTTCAAAGAACTTGTTGATGGTGAGCAGAGTCTCCTGGTCCAAAGCGTCGATGGGGTTCTTCTTAAAGACCTCCTGGAGGAACATCTGGCACAGGATGGTAGGCAGCTGATAGATCAGCCGGCCGATGCCCAGGTTCTCATAGTTGATGACCGTCTTCTCGGTGTCGAACACCTTGCCCACGTCGATGGCTACGCCGGCCTCCTTATAGGCCCGGGCCAGGTCCCGGATGTGGTTGACCACGGTGCCGATTCCAATGACCACCTTGATGCCCAGTTCCTGGTTCACCGCGGTAGAGATCTGCTTGGCGATCTTCTGGAGCTCCTTGGCATCCGCCCCCTCGGGCAGCTGCTTGATCAGGGCCACGTCTGTCTCATTGATGGAGATGACAAAGTCTGTCTGCTTGTCCGGGAACAGGTTCTGGATCACATCGATGGTGCTCACATCCGCCTGCCCCAGCTGGCGCACCAGGAAAGCTGCCCGGGGCACCTCAGAGACAAAGTGCAGCTCCTTAGCCTGGGTATAGATGTCCCCCAGCAGGATATTGTCCGAGATGATGTTTTTCACAAAGGTGGCTTTGTCGTGCTTCTCCTCATAAGAGGTCTTGGCTCCGTTGAAGGCCACCACCGCCATGGCGCACAGGGCCGCGCTCTCCGGGTCCTCCCCCTGGACAAAAGCGGCGTAATCGAACTGAGCGCCCCAGCCGGCCAGCGGCTTGAAGGTCTTCCCCTCATACCGGGTGATCCCGTTGTCGGCGGCATTGATGGCCGCCACCGCGCCGGACCAATGCTCACCGATACTGGTGAGCTCACTGCATGCCACGACGATGCCGTCCGCGTCAATGACACCCACCACCCGGTCGATGCCGTCCTTCATCTGGAGTACGACTCCCTGGAACATCCTGCTGGACACATTGATCCCTCCCATGTGTTACTTGTACACTACGCCTATTATAACGGTTCCCCCCCGGTTTTGGCAAGAGGTTTTGCATAATTTTTTGTTCAAAACGCCGAAAAACCTGGATCTCCCGCTGTTCCCCGCCGCAGCAGCGCCTTCTCCTCCCCTGTCAGCGGCCGCCACTCCCCCGGCGCCAGCGCCGGGTCCAGGGCGATGGGCCCCATGGACAGGCGCTTCAGATAGACCACCGGCTTCCCCCGGGCGGCCAGCATCCGCTTCACCTGGTGATATTTCCCCTCCCGCAGGGTGACATGACACTGGGAGCCGTCCCCCAGCGGCTCCAGCTCCGCGGGCAGACAGTGCAGCCCGTCCCCCAGCACCATCCCCGCCGCCAGGGCCTCAGCGTCCGTCCGGTCCAGCCGACCCTCCACCTTGGCGTAGTACACCTTGTCCACGTGGTTTTTGGGGGAGAGCAGGGCGTGGCCGAGGGGACCGTCATCAGTGAGGAGCAGGAGCCCCTCGGTATCCTTGTCCAGCCGCCCCACCGGGAAGAGCCCCCGGCGGCGCAGGTGCTCCGGCAGCAGGTCCAGCACTGTCTTCTGCCGCCGGTCCTCCGTGGCGGACAGGAGGCCCGCCGGCTTGTGGAGCATCAGATAGACGAAAGGGGCGCAGTCCACCCGCTCTCCGTCCACAGTGAGGCCGGCCGCTCCGGGCTCACACTTCTCCTCCGGCCGCCGGGCAGGGACGCCGTCCACCCACACCCGCCCCTGGCGGATCAGTTCCTTCACCTCCCGGCGGGACCACCGCCCCGTGGAGGAGAGCAGCTTGTCCAGACGCTCCTGTGCCATACTTGTCCTCCTGTTCCTCCGCCCCCTCCTGCCTGCCGTCCGTCTCCGCGCTCCTGTCCGGACTTTATGAGGGCAGGCATAAATTTGTCCCGCCCCTCATAGACATGAGTAGAAACCAAGGCGTTGGAAGGAGAATGCGCTGTGATAATCCTGACTGCAAAACTGCCCCGCCACCGAAAGCTGACCATCGGGGTGGCCGTGGCCGCCCTGGCCTGCTGCGCCGCCCTGGTGCTGACCCTGGGCGGCGGCCCCGCCCGGGAGGCGTCCGCCTCTGCCGTCCCCAGCCCAAAGGGGGTCAAGAGCAACGAGGACCGGGTGGCCTACCTCCAGTCCTACGGCTGGGAGGTCAGTGCCGAGCCCCTGGCCACCGAGGAGCTGTTCATCCCCAAGGAGATGGATGCGAGCTATGACGACTATCTGGCCCTGCAAAGCGGGCAGGGCTTCGACCTGTCCAAATATGCCGGCAAGCGGGTGAAGCGCTACACCTACGAGATCACCAACTACCCCACCGGTGAGACCGGCATCCTGGCCAATCTGCTGATCTACAAAAACACAGTGATCGGGGGCGAGGTCCTCTCTCCCCAGCTGGACGGCTTTCTCCACGGGCTGGCCATGCCCTGAAGGCCCCGTGGACGGGGCGCCCGGCTGGTCTGAGGGCTCACTTCTCCAGCAGGTGGACGTTTAGATGATCGTAGGTCATCTGAATCCCGTGGCGCTGGAAGGCGGGGCGCACCCCTTCCATAACGCCGTAATACACGTCCCAGTAGTCCCCCGCAGCGGTCCACACCCGCACCACATATTCGATGCTGCTGGCACCGTACTTGGAGATCCAGATGGAAGGGGCCGGGTCCTCCAGGATCTGCGGGAACTGGGCCAGCACCTCCCCCAGCGCCTGCTTCACCGTCTCAGTCGGCGCATCGTAGGAGGCGGAGAAGGTCAGCTCCACCCGCCGCTTGCCCAGCTTGGTATAGTTGATGATCTTGGCCGCCGCCACCTGGCTGTTGGGGATAAAAATCTCCTTGTTGTCCACGGTGGCCAGGGTGCTGTACGCCAGGCCGATGGAGATGACCGTGCCCCCCACCCCGTCCGCCTCCACATAGTCCCCCACCTCGAAGGGCTTGGACACCAGGATCATAATGCCCCCCGCCAGGTTGGAGAGGGTGTTCTGGAGCGCCAGGGAGATAGCCAGGCCGGCCACGCTGAGCAGGGCGATCATGGAGGCCACCGGGATGCCAAGGGAGTCCGCCACCACCAGGACCAGGAGGAACCACAGGGCGATCCGCACCACAGAGCGGATATAGCCCCCCACTGACCCCAGGTTCTGAGATCTGGACAGCATCCGGTCCACGATCCGCAGAAGGACCCGGATCACCACGACCCCCGCCAGAATGAGCAGGGCAGTGCGGAACAGGGCGCTCAGGTCCAGGGCATTCAGCTTCAGCCCTTCCAGCACGCCGGAGACCAGTTCTTCGGTAGACATGGCAGTTTTCCCCCAGTTCGACAGGATCTGTATTTTGGTTTTTATTATAACAAGCTTTTTCCCCTCAGGCAAGGAGAAACGCGGCAGGCCGGGACTCGGTCCGCCGCGTCACTTTTTCTGTTCGGAGCGTCAGCTCTCCCCGCCCCCCGCGTGCCGTTTCAGGCAGGCGAAGGTCTCCGGGCTGATGTCGTGCTCGATGCGGCAGGCGTCCTCTGCCGCCACCTCCGGCGTCACGCCCAGCTGGATCAGCCACTTGGTCAGGAAGCGGTGGCGCTCGTACACCGACTCCGCCGCCGTCTTTCCCGCCTCGGTAAGCAGGATGCGGCCGTCCCGTTCCATGGTGATATACCCGCTGGAGCGCAGGATGGACATAGCCCGACTCACAGATGGCTTGGAGTAGCCCAGGTGCTGGGCTACGTCGATGGACCGGACGTTGCCCTTCTGCTCATGGAGCACCAGGATGGCCTCCAGATAATCTTCTCCTGATTCATGCAGCGGCATAGGGACTCTCCTCTCATGTCCGCCTGCGGCGGATCTGCTTTTTATTGAGTTATATTATCATGTTTTGGAACGGATTTCAACCGCGATCCCCGCAAAAGGGGCGTCCCTCCCCGGGACGCCCCACCTTTTACTCCAGATCCTGGATATTCATTTTCTTCAGGTCTTCCTTCCACTCCCGGCGGTTCTTGTAGTAGAGCCAGATCCCGCCCAGCACCAGAGTGGGGACGTTGAATACCAGGAACACACCGCCCACCATGGCCAGATCCGCAGGCTGGAGCTGGTGATGCTCCTCCTCCCGGTGGTACTCCTCCACGATATTCCCGTGCCCGTCCGTGACCTGCACGGACCCGCCGCCGGTGACAGCGGAGAAGCCGACCACCGACAGGCAGATCATCAGGCTCATCGCCAGGGTGATGGCGGGCAGGATCAGCCCCAGCCACTTTCCCTTCCTGCACAGCCAGACCTGAAGGGCCACCACCAGGGCCAGGGGCAGCAGCATAGAGAGCAGAACAACAGGGAGCACAAACAATATTGTCATTATGGAACCGCTCATCACGTCATCTCATCCTTTCTTGTTTCCTTCTTATAGGCGGCGATCAGCAGCTTGGCTGTGTCAAAGTCCAGCCGCTCATTTACCGCCAGACGCTTGATCAGGGCAATGTAGGGGTCGGCCGCCCTGTCCTCCCCCAGCTTGATCTTCTGGATCAGCCGGTCCAGCCGCAGTCTCACCGTGGGATAGGTGACGCCGTACTGTCCCGCCACCTCTTTGAGGGAGCCGGAGGACAGCACAAATTTTTTGATGAACACCAGGTCCTCCTCCTCCAGACCGGCCATCCACTCGGGCACCAGTTCCACTGCCATCCTTTTACCCCCTTTCATAATATTGATTATATACTTTAATTTTATTAAAGTCAATCCTAAATTTTTATTTTAATAAAATTCTTTTTTACTTCTTTCTGATGAAAGGGATACCGAAAAGCCCCAGCCAGCCGCACAGGGGGGTACACTGTATGCCCGCCATACCGGGCGGGGCATGACCGGCTCTGGGCATCCGGCCTTATGGGGCTAGGAACGGGGAAGCGGCCGCCGGAAAGATCCCCCGAAGCAGCTTTTCCTTTTTTCCACCTCAAAAAGACGCGGAAAGCCGGACCGCGGTCTCCCGCGGTCCGGCTCGTCAGATTGTTTTCTCTTATCCTCCGGCGTTCACAGCTCCTGTGCCGGATCACATGGTCTTGAGCTGCTCCTCCAGCTTGGCCACCAGCTCGGTGAGCTTCACGGCCCGCTCCTGCTCCGCCTTGACCACATGCTCGGGGGCCTTATTGACAAAGCCCGGATTGGCCAGCTTGGTGTTCAGCTTCTGGAGCTCGTCGCTGTTCTTTTTCAGCTCCTTCTCCATGCGGGCCTTCTCCTTCTCCAGGTCCACCAGCTCCGCCAGAGGCATGGAGATCTGGGCCGCATGGGTGACCACAGTGACGGAGCCCGCCTCCGGGGCGGTGCCCGGCTGGGCGAAGGTCACCTCGCTGGCATAGGCCAGCTTCTTCAGGAAGGGCACGCCCAGGACAAAGATGTCCCGCTCCCCGGTGGCCACCGTCAGGTGGGCCTTCTTGCTGGGGGGCACGTTCATCTCAGACCGGCGGGTGCGCACCCCACGGATGGCATCCATGATCAGCTCCATGGCCTTCTCCTCCTCCGGGAAGTCCAGAGCGGCATCTGC
The sequence above is a segment of the Lawsonibacter asaccharolyticus genome. Coding sequences within it:
- a CDS encoding lysine--tRNA ligase, whose product is MAEEKNQEQNLSQLLQIRRDKLKELQEGGRDPFQITKYEVTHDSAAIKADFDAMEGSQVSLAGRLMSKRGMGKVSFCDLQDKSGRIQLYARRDEMDGEEYDRFKKLDIGDIVGVKGIVFRTQRGEMSIRVEAVTLLSKSLLPLPEKFHGLTNTELRYRQRYVDLIVNPEVKRNFIIRSQFIKHVRDFLDGRGYMEVETPVLNTISGGATARPFITHHNTLDIDMFMRIATELPLKRLIVGGLDRVYEIGRIFRNEGMDPKHNPEFTTVELYQAYADFNDMMDLFEDLLSSAAQKILGTYQVEWQGEQIDLTPGWPRMPMHEAVKQYCGIDFMAINSDEEAVAAAKSIGVELPETADKTWGNALYECFDQKVEEKLIQPTFITMHPVDVSPLAKRSPKDPRLTERFELFICHSEMGNAFSELNDPIDQRGRFQKQVELRDKGDDEAGMMDEDFLTALEYGMPPTGGLGIGIDRCVMLLTNSDSIREVILFPTMKPLEKNDGANTKSEGENQAVVTRNVSTNSARIDLSKVKIEPLFEEFVDFETFAKSDFRVVKIESCEAVEKSKKLLKFTLNDGTERKRTILSGIHTYYTPEELVGKTCVAITNLPTRMMMGIPSEGMLISAVYEYDGHEGLNLLMLDDAIPAGAKLY
- a CDS encoding transcription elongation factor GreA, which translates into the protein MAKEYKLSPQRLKELQDEMNYLKTVREKEVAELIKEARSFGDLSENSEYDEAKNEQGKLYSRMAEIEEILSNYVVIEEEPSDGSSVRLGSTVTVLDEEFDETMVYKIVGSQEADPMNGAISEDSPFGKALLGKSEGDQVVVDAPAGRIEYKLLKVEQR
- a CDS encoding carbohydrate diacid regulator, which produces MKDGIDRVVGVIDADGIVVACSELTSIGEHWSGAVAAINAADNGITRYEGKTFKPLAGWGAQFDYAAFVQGEDPESAALCAMAVVAFNGAKTSYEEKHDKATFVKNIISDNILLGDIYTQAKELHFVSEVPRAAFLVRQLGQADVSTIDVIQNLFPDKQTDFVISINETDVALIKQLPEGADAKELQKIAKQISTAVNQELGIKVVIGIGTVVNHIRDLARAYKEAGVAIDVGKVFDTEKTVINYENLGIGRLIYQLPTILCQMFLQEVFKKNPIDALDQETLLTINKFFENNLNVSETARKLFVHRNTLVYRLEKIKKLTGLDLREFDDAITFKVALMVKKYLISRGIES
- a CDS encoding pseudouridine synthase RsuA; the encoded protein is MAQERLDKLLSSTGRWSRREVKELIRQGRVWVDGVPARRPEEKCEPGAAGLTVDGERVDCAPFVYLMLHKPAGLLSATEDRRQKTVLDLLPEHLRRRGLFPVGRLDKDTEGLLLLTDDGPLGHALLSPKNHVDKVYYAKVEGRLDRTDAEALAAGMVLGDGLHCLPAELEPLGDGSQCHVTLREGKYHQVKRMLAARGKPVVYLKRLSMGPIALDPALAPGEWRPLTGEEKALLRRGTAGDPGFSAF
- a CDS encoding cell division protein FtsX → MARRFNGKYYLSEGFHSIFTHGFMSFAAVCMIVACLLIMGSFTLLAVNLDHMLGDLEDENLFLAYIDDSYSEEQARALQPKIEAVPNVSQVTFVTRAEALEDFKAGREQNDLMDSLPPEVLRDRFEIHVKDIEQMAATVSQVEAVRGVAHTQAAIEIAQGFVMVRNIATGVAAVLVAMLVVVSLFIIANTIKLATFYRREEIAIMKMCGATNGFIRWPFVVEGMILGLTGALVAFFIQWGLYEAVSRLILQTNGLSLITVLSYASMAGNIVLVFCGVGLVIGVGGSVVAIRKFLQV
- a CDS encoding cell division protein FtsE, with protein sequence MIRFIDVYKEYDNGTKALKGVSMRIDDGEFVFLVGPSGSGKSTIIKLITGEIATTEGRLMVNGYNMNNIRPGQVPYMRRTLGIIFQDFRLIEKKTVYENLSFAMRAIGTSTRELRRRIPYVLELVGLEKKADQYPGELSGGEQQRVAIARALVNNPSMIIADEPTGNLDPQRSLEIMMLLERINELGTTLLVVTHEKSLVNRFSKRVVAIENGRIISDETGGYYNNGETI